In the Fibrobacter sp. UWB5 genome, one interval contains:
- a CDS encoding sigma-54-dependent Fis family transcriptional regulator, which yields MKSESMLATERMLDVVRILLDEVQPESLFVKILEVAKDVLHADAAVLDTGGENAIHLSNPEKVSISISAVKQAKLEKKAVVWNQLDDDSADLSKSIVQNQLTSIMVSPFRTPESEAGYLYLQRAAREEPFTEDDSALFDSFVMVCEKFAFAAFDRLRDKESLNVLRNVIRKDGIVYSSKAMSDLIALADKLAGLPMPVIIRGETGTGKEVIARYIHRHSPRADKPFIAVNCGAIPEHLMESLLFGHAKGSFTGAIETRKGFFEEADGGTIFLDEIGELPMNMQVKLLRVLQEKHITRVGDNREIPVNVRIISATHVDLEEAVKAKRFREDLYFRIQVMPVEMPPLRDRGQDVVLLAEEFLTRYGAEYGRGKFHLSRNAEKAMLSYHWPGNVRELENKVQKALVQAVHGVVQPADLGLGDVQSQAKESPRTLKEAREIVEREVIGRALSDSNANLTLAATILGIDRKVLREIMERLGMKKEDYKK from the coding sequence ATGAAGTCAGAATCGATGCTCGCGACAGAAAGAATGCTCGATGTCGTAAGAATCTTACTGGATGAAGTCCAGCCGGAATCTCTTTTTGTGAAAATTCTCGAAGTGGCCAAGGATGTATTGCATGCCGATGCCGCGGTCCTTGATACCGGCGGCGAAAATGCGATTCACTTGAGCAATCCCGAAAAAGTTTCGATTTCTATTTCTGCAGTAAAGCAGGCCAAGCTCGAAAAGAAGGCCGTGGTGTGGAACCAGCTCGATGACGATTCCGCCGACCTTTCGAAGTCTATTGTACAGAACCAGCTGACAAGCATCATGGTGTCGCCGTTCCGCACGCCCGAAAGCGAAGCCGGTTACCTGTACTTGCAACGCGCAGCCCGCGAAGAACCTTTTACCGAAGACGATAGCGCCCTGTTCGATTCCTTCGTGATGGTGTGCGAAAAGTTCGCCTTTGCCGCCTTCGACCGTTTGCGCGACAAGGAATCCTTGAATGTCTTGCGCAATGTCATCCGCAAAGACGGCATTGTGTATTCGAGCAAGGCCATGTCCGACTTGATCGCTCTTGCAGACAAATTAGCAGGGCTCCCGATGCCGGTAATTATCCGTGGCGAAACGGGAACCGGTAAAGAAGTCATTGCCCGCTATATTCACAGGCATAGCCCTCGCGCAGACAAGCCTTTTATCGCTGTCAACTGTGGCGCCATTCCGGAACACTTGATGGAATCGCTTTTGTTCGGACATGCCAAGGGTTCATTTACGGGAGCCATTGAAACCCGTAAGGGATTTTTTGAAGAAGCCGATGGCGGAACGATTTTCCTCGATGAAATCGGTGAACTGCCCATGAACATGCAGGTGAAGCTTTTGCGCGTGCTGCAGGAAAAGCACATTACCCGCGTGGGCGACAACCGCGAAATTCCGGTGAACGTGCGCATCATTAGTGCAACGCATGTAGACTTGGAAGAAGCAGTCAAGGCAAAGCGCTTTAGGGAAGACTTGTACTTCCGTATTCAGGTGATGCCGGTAGAAATGCCGCCCCTGAGAGACCGCGGACAAGACGTTGTTCTCTTGGCCGAGGAATTCCTGACCCGCTATGGGGCGGAATACGGCCGCGGAAAGTTCCACTTGAGCCGTAACGCCGAAAAGGCGATGCTCAGCTACCACTGGCCGGGCAACGTGCGCGAACTCGAAAACAAGGTCCAGAAGGCCCTGGTTCAGGCGGTGCATGGGGTCGTTCAGCCCGCCGATTTGGGCTTGGGCGATGTCCAGTCGCAGGCCAAGGAGTCTCCGCGTACGCTTAAGGAAGCCCGCGAAATCGTGGAACGCGAAGTAATTGGCAGGGCGCTTTCCGACAGTAATGCGAATCTGACGCTCGCAGCGACGATTTTGGGCATCGACCGCAAGGTTCTGCGCGAAATTATGGAAAGATTGGGAATGAAAAAAGAAGACTATAAGAAATAG